In a genomic window of Anaerolineales bacterium:
- a CDS encoding HD domain-containing protein, with translation MTRTGTAVRGDSNSAPPPRWRQVLGRIPTALLVFGAMLAAAAILTLPILPGQQTVSLELGDVAAADVVAPRSVTYVSESLTRQARTQAAAAVAPVYDPPDPLIAREQAEKLQAAITFIANVRSDPYSTFEEKLSDLAQLSQVQLSSETAARILQLNDIDWEQVQQEAKAVLERIMRQPIGPSQLEEIVESIPNYVSLSLPETQIALVSELVRNLVVPNSLYNAEATEALREDASANTEAVTRSFVTGQVVIARGRVVTEADLEAVFMLGLTTEALNLRTTASMAIAAALFTVLLSVFVAQFHPEIARRARLVFLFCLILLAFLATARIMVPDHAVLPFLFPVSALGILIACLFGRGLGILSAMVLSTFAGWLGNNQLEIALFGGLSGLTAVLLVGKGEKPLQFFSAGLAVGMTGSFVVVITRLSEPASDLIGILTLIACSFANGLISSILSLGLLFLIGILFDIPTNLQLLELSRPDHPLLREILLQAPGTYQHSLQVANLAEYAGERIGSNTLLLRVGALYHDAGKALHPDFFVENQAAEGNPHDLLDPESSARLIIQHARDGLALGRKHRLPTRVRDLIAEHHGTLRTSYQYGLALKAAGGKAQDVDEEKYRYPGPRPQSKEAAILMLADGVEAKYRALMPTAPEDVEKLVRDVLDDRIAQRQFDDTDLTLRDLETIRKAFIDALRGRAHSRLLYPEDEKKTQARPARPKR, from the coding sequence GGGCCAACAGACCGTCAGCCTGGAGCTGGGGGATGTCGCCGCCGCGGATGTCGTCGCCCCGCGCTCCGTAACCTATGTCAGCGAAAGCCTCACCCGGCAGGCGCGCACGCAGGCCGCCGCGGCGGTGGCCCCGGTTTACGATCCGCCCGACCCGTTGATTGCGCGCGAACAAGCGGAAAAACTTCAGGCGGCGATCACCTTCATCGCCAACGTGCGCTCCGATCCCTACTCGACGTTCGAGGAAAAGCTTTCCGATCTCGCCCAGCTCAGCCAAGTGCAGTTGTCGTCCGAGACGGCCGCGCGGATCCTCCAACTCAACGACATCGATTGGGAACAAGTCCAGCAGGAGGCCAAGGCCGTGCTGGAGCGGATCATGCGCCAGCCGATCGGCCCCAGCCAGTTGGAGGAGATCGTCGAATCGATCCCCAATTACGTCAGCCTGTCGCTCCCCGAGACGCAGATCGCCCTGGTTTCGGAGTTGGTCCGCAACTTGGTGGTCCCCAACAGCCTCTACAACGCGGAGGCGACTGAAGCCTTGCGCGAAGATGCGTCGGCCAACACCGAAGCCGTCACCCGCAGCTTCGTGACCGGCCAGGTGGTGATCGCGCGCGGGAGAGTCGTGACCGAAGCGGATTTGGAGGCCGTCTTCATGCTTGGGCTGACGACCGAAGCGCTGAACCTCCGCACCACGGCCAGCATGGCGATCGCGGCGGCCCTCTTCACCGTTCTGCTTTCGGTCTTCGTCGCCCAATTCCATCCGGAGATCGCCCGCCGGGCGCGTTTGGTCTTCCTCTTCTGCCTGATCCTGCTCGCCTTCCTCGCCACGGCCAGGATCATGGTTCCGGACCATGCGGTCCTGCCGTTCCTGTTCCCGGTCTCCGCGCTGGGAATCCTTATCGCCTGCCTTTTCGGACGGGGGTTGGGAATCCTGTCGGCGATGGTCCTCTCCACATTCGCCGGCTGGCTCGGCAACAACCAGCTGGAGATCGCGCTTTTCGGCGGATTGAGCGGCCTGACCGCCGTCCTCCTGGTGGGGAAGGGCGAGAAGCCCCTGCAATTCTTCAGCGCCGGATTGGCGGTCGGGATGACCGGGTCGTTCGTGGTCGTCATCACCCGCCTTTCCGAGCCGGCCAGCGATCTGATCGGCATTCTCACCCTGATCGCCTGCAGCTTCGCCAACGGGCTGATTTCCTCCATCCTTTCGCTCGGCTTGCTCTTCCTGATCGGGATCCTGTTCGACATCCCGACCAACCTGCAGCTCTTGGAGCTCTCCCGTCCGGACCACCCCCTGCTGCGCGAGATCCTGTTGCAGGCGCCCGGCACCTATCAGCACAGCCTGCAAGTCGCCAACTTGGCGGAATACGCCGGGGAACGGATCGGGTCGAACACGCTTCTTCTGCGCGTCGGTGCTTTGTACCACGATGCCGGAAAAGCCCTGCATCCGGATTTCTTCGTCGAAAACCAAGCCGCCGAAGGGAATCCGCACGACCTCCTGGACCCGGAATCCAGCGCCCGCTTGATCATTCAGCACGCCCGCGACGGATTAGCCTTGGGCCGCAAGCACCGGCTCCCGACGCGGGTAAGGGACCTGATCGCGGAGCATCACGGAACCCTCCGCACGAGCTACCAATACGGATTGGCTCTCAAAGCCGCCGGGGGGAAAGCGCAAGACGTCGACGAAGAGAAATACCGGTATCCCGGCCCGCGTCCGCAGTCCAAGGAAGCGGCGATCCTGATGCTGGCCGACGGCGTGGAGGCGAAATACCGGGCGCTGATGCCCACCGCGCCGGAAGACGTGGAAAAACTGGTGCGGGACGTCCTCGACGACCGGATCGCCCAACGCCAGTTCGACGACACCGATTTGACCCTGCGCGACTTGGAGACGATCCGGAAGGCTTTCATCGACGCGCTCCGCGGCCGGGCCCATTCCCGCCTGCTGTATCCGGAAGATGAAAAGAAAACCCAAGCACGCCCGGCCCGCCCGAAGCGTTGA
- the ybeY gene encoding rRNA maturation RNase YbeY, translating into MKRKPKHARPARSVEVRRTILIRREPRLAGKVTAAAVRRAVLRALEHQSFREDCSISLVLAGEETVARLNARYRGVPQATDVLAFPSRVVDPQTAVRHLGDVLICLPRAAAQASARGKTLEDEVLLLAVHGTLHLLGHDHHTARKKKRMWDAQKQILKEPA; encoded by the coding sequence ATGAAAAGAAAACCCAAGCACGCCCGGCCCGCCCGAAGCGTTGAAGTCCGCCGTACGATTCTGATCCGGCGCGAACCGCGCCTGGCCGGAAAAGTTACGGCGGCGGCGGTCCGCCGAGCCGTCCTGCGGGCCCTCGAGCATCAATCCTTCCGGGAAGATTGTTCCATTTCGCTGGTGCTGGCCGGCGAGGAAACGGTGGCGCGCCTGAACGCCCGCTACCGCGGCGTGCCGCAGGCCACCGACGTGTTGGCCTTTCCGTCGCGCGTCGTCGATCCCCAAACGGCGGTCCGCCACCTCGGCGATGTTCTCATCTGCCTGCCGCGAGCCGCCGCGCAAGCCTCCGCCCGCGGGAAGACTCTCGAAGACGAGGTCCTGCTGCTCGCCGTTCACGGGACTCTGCATCTGCTTGGCCACGATCACCACACCGCACGGAAGAAGAAGCGGATGTGGGACGCCCAGAAGCAAATCCTGAAGGAGCCGGCCTGA
- a CDS encoding diacylglycerol kinase family protein, which yields MTPLKSANLLESFRNAFSGLWYALRTQRNARIHLVFTILASAAGLWLELTLEQWCLIVLSIGMVWMAELSNTVLEQVVDLLSPEYSILAKTAKDVKAGVVVVASGSAVLIGILIFGPKLLSQL from the coding sequence ATGACCCCCTTGAAATCCGCCAACCTGCTCGAATCCTTCCGCAATGCCTTCTCCGGCCTATGGTATGCGCTGCGCACTCAACGAAACGCCAGAATCCACTTGGTCTTTACGATCCTGGCCTCCGCCGCCGGGTTGTGGTTAGAATTGACCCTCGAACAATGGTGCCTGATCGTCCTGTCGATCGGCATGGTCTGGATGGCGGAATTGTCGAACACTGTCCTGGAACAGGTGGTGGATCTGCTCAGCCCGGAATACAGCATCCTCGCCAAAACCGCCAAGGACGTCAAAGCCGGGGTGGTGGTTGTGGCCAGCGGATCCGCCGTGCTTATCGGGATCCTGATCTTCGGCCCGAAACTGCTCTCGCAACTGTAA
- the rsgA gene encoding ribosome small subunit-dependent GTPase A: MDNEILPSSAEGVVCLRDYASFQVRIDGKTVTCALSPQRRRAFFRPHRLADPPSESSRHRLEIPSPVVGDRVQVVRTGPDAALITSVLPRKNRISRRAVGGSGEQVLAANLDQVVAVCALGATKPEWHLLDRFLALAEIEEIPAVVILTKVDLLPLSGPLPEDVGREAAEYRRIGYRVVACSAKTRQEILEVESILRGKTSFFLGKSGAGKLSLANALFPNLGLRVADTGRFGEGHCTTSSTELHFFQPGAFVDAPGLRILIPWSADDVDPALGFREMRPWIGRCRFGVDCRHTEEPGCAIRRAVESGLVSPRRFRSMLRLAEKQQ; encoded by the coding sequence ATGGACAACGAAATTCTTCCCTCCTCCGCGGAGGGTGTAGTGTGCCTAAGGGATTACGCATCCTTCCAGGTGCGGATCGACGGCAAAACCGTCACCTGCGCCCTTTCCCCGCAGCGGCGGCGGGCCTTCTTCCGCCCGCACCGCCTGGCGGATCCGCCTTCCGAATCCTCCCGGCACCGGCTGGAAATCCCCTCCCCGGTAGTCGGCGACCGGGTGCAGGTCGTTCGAACCGGGCCGGACGCCGCCCTCATCACAAGCGTTCTACCGCGGAAAAACCGGATCTCCCGGCGGGCCGTCGGCGGATCCGGTGAACAGGTCCTGGCCGCCAATCTCGACCAAGTGGTCGCTGTTTGCGCCTTGGGCGCAACGAAGCCGGAATGGCATCTGCTGGACCGCTTCCTGGCGCTGGCCGAAATCGAGGAAATCCCGGCGGTCGTGATCCTGACCAAGGTAGACCTCCTACCCCTTTCCGGCCCGTTGCCGGAGGACGTCGGGCGCGAGGCGGCGGAATACCGCCGGATCGGATACCGGGTCGTAGCCTGCAGTGCAAAAACCCGGCAGGAAATTCTCGAAGTGGAATCGATCCTGCGGGGGAAGACATCCTTTTTTTTGGGCAAAAGCGGGGCCGGAAAATTGTCCCTGGCAAACGCCCTTTTTCCGAATTTGGGGTTGCGCGTGGCGGACACCGGCCGTTTCGGGGAGGGGCATTGCACGACGTCCAGCACCGAACTCCATTTCTTCCAACCCGGCGCGTTTGTGGATGCGCCCGGCCTGCGGATCCTCATCCCGTGGAGCGCAGACGATGTGGATCCGGCCTTGGGCTTCCGCGAAATGCGTCCTTGGATCGGACGCTGCCGGTTCGGCGTGGATTGCCGGCACACGGAGGAACCCGGGTGCGCCATCCGCCGCGCGGTTGAGTCGGGCTTGGTCAGCCCGCGCCGCTTCCGCAGCATGCTCCGCCTGGCGGAGAAACAGCAATGA
- a CDS encoding RNHCP domain-containing protein, whose protein sequence is MKGNSSPGEFACMRCGAIVSAAYERSGVRNRNHCPYCLWSRHLDWNSPGDRLSSCKSAMRPIGLTLKRNRNKYAVFPSGELMIVHRCPACGKVSANRVAADDAMECLAELFRDSLRLEAPFRRTADLSGVRILGSGDWEIVSRRLYGASRPAPSGRPQG, encoded by the coding sequence ATGAAGGGCAATTCTTCCCCGGGTGAGTTCGCCTGCATGCGGTGCGGCGCAATCGTCTCCGCCGCCTACGAGCGGTCCGGCGTCCGCAACCGCAACCACTGCCCGTACTGCCTCTGGTCCCGCCACCTGGATTGGAATTCCCCCGGCGACCGGCTTTCCTCATGCAAGAGCGCGATGCGGCCGATCGGTTTGACGCTGAAACGCAACCGGAACAAATACGCGGTGTTCCCGTCCGGAGAGCTGATGATCGTCCACCGCTGCCCGGCCTGCGGCAAGGTCTCCGCCAACCGGGTCGCCGCCGACGACGCGATGGAATGCCTTGCCGAGTTGTTCCGCGATTCCCTGCGGTTGGAAGCCCCCTTCCGCCGCACAGCGGATCTTTCCGGGGTCCGGATCCTCGGCTCCGGGGATTGGGAAATCGTCTCGAGGCGTCTGTACGGGGCAAGCCGGCCGGCTCCGTCCGGACGGCCGCAGGGTTGA